From Draconibacterium halophilum, one genomic window encodes:
- a CDS encoding vWA domain-containing protein, with translation MFEGLTFKNPELFHILWVLIPMVAWYVFRQKKNTASIQVSSTASVIKAPKTIRHYLRHLVFLCLLIAISFFVVVLARPQSSRNWETSETEGIDIVIALDISSSMLAQDFQPDRLEAAKNVAMEFIAGREYDRMGLVVFAGEAFTQCPLTTDRAVLLNLFKDIESGMIEDGTAIGNGLATSVARLKDSEAISRVVILLTDGENNRGEVAPVTAAEIAKTFGIRVYTVGVGSIGTAPYPVQTQFGIQLRDMPVKIDEETLQEISSLTDGKYFRATSNTKLEEIYKEIDALEKSKIEVREFSRKSEEFMPFALLGALFLIASLFMRLTLFRSIP, from the coding sequence ATGTTTGAAGGATTGACATTTAAAAACCCTGAGCTGTTCCACATTCTATGGGTATTGATTCCCATGGTGGCGTGGTATGTGTTCAGGCAGAAAAAAAATACCGCAAGCATCCAGGTTTCATCCACCGCTTCGGTAATAAAAGCCCCAAAAACCATTAGGCATTATTTACGCCACCTGGTGTTTCTGTGCCTGCTTATCGCCATCAGTTTTTTTGTGGTTGTTTTGGCTCGTCCGCAATCATCAAGGAACTGGGAAACCAGCGAAACAGAAGGTATCGACATTGTAATTGCACTCGATATTTCAAGTTCGATGCTGGCGCAGGATTTTCAGCCCGACCGTTTGGAGGCGGCAAAAAATGTGGCCATGGAATTTATCGCAGGGCGCGAATACGACCGCATGGGCCTCGTGGTTTTTGCCGGCGAAGCATTTACGCAGTGTCCGCTGACAACCGACCGTGCCGTGCTGCTCAACCTGTTTAAAGATATTGAAAGTGGCATGATTGAAGATGGAACAGCTATCGGAAACGGACTGGCAACATCGGTTGCACGTTTGAAGGACAGCGAAGCCATCAGCCGCGTGGTAATTTTGCTTACCGACGGAGAAAACAACCGTGGAGAAGTTGCGCCGGTAACGGCTGCCGAAATTGCCAAAACCTTTGGTATTCGGGTTTACACGGTTGGTGTTGGAAGTATCGGAACGGCACCCTACCCTGTGCAAACACAGTTTGGTATACAGTTGCGCGACATGCCCGTAAAAATTGACGAAGAAACCCTGCAGGAAATATCATCGCTTACCGATGGAAAATATTTCAGAGCAACCAGCAACACCAAGCTGGAAGAGATTTATAAAGAAATTGATGCATTGGAGAAATCAAAAATTGAAGTGCGCGAATTCAGCCGCAAGTCGGAAGAATTTATGCCATTTGCCTTACTTGGGGCACTGTTTTTGATTGCAAGTCTGTTTATGCGTTTAACCCTATTTAGAAGTATCCCATAA
- a CDS encoding vWA domain-containing protein has translation MEMFRFGNIEYLWGLLVIPLLALFFVWSRISRRRALKKFGQQEILGQLMPYSSGNRPVVKFIILMLALAFFIVGIARPQFGSKLKTEKREGVELMIALDVSNSMMAEDIQPNRLERAKRAISRLVDRLKDDKIGLIVFAGDAYTQLPITTDYNSAKLFLNSVNTQIVPKQGTAIGAAIDLARKSFTPNGEANKAIVIITDGENHEDDALASAQAALEEGAIVHTIGMGLPSGSPIPVLRNGQTDYLKDRDGNVVVTKLNEQMLEQIAAAGEGIYVRANNAQVGLNALFDEINKMEKQEMETRTFSEYDDQFQYFFAVGLFLLLLEFVILERKNKYLKRIKLFG, from the coding sequence ATGGAAATGTTTAGGTTTGGAAATATCGAATATTTATGGGGATTGTTAGTAATTCCGCTGCTGGCACTGTTTTTTGTCTGGTCGCGAATTTCGCGCCGCCGTGCATTAAAAAAGTTTGGCCAACAGGAAATCCTGGGGCAGTTAATGCCATACAGTTCAGGCAACCGTCCTGTTGTTAAGTTTATCATCCTAATGCTGGCACTGGCCTTCTTTATCGTTGGAATTGCCCGACCGCAGTTCGGATCGAAATTAAAAACAGAGAAACGCGAAGGTGTTGAGCTGATGATTGCGCTTGACGTTTCGAACAGTATGATGGCCGAAGATATTCAGCCCAATCGTTTGGAACGTGCAAAAAGAGCAATTTCAAGGCTGGTAGACCGTTTAAAGGATGACAAGATCGGTTTAATCGTATTTGCCGGCGATGCTTACACACAGCTACCAATTACTACTGATTACAATTCAGCAAAACTGTTTTTGAATTCGGTGAATACGCAAATCGTTCCGAAACAGGGAACAGCCATTGGAGCTGCCATCGATTTGGCACGTAAATCGTTTACACCGAACGGCGAAGCCAATAAAGCGATTGTAATTATCACGGATGGCGAAAACCACGAAGACGATGCATTGGCATCAGCTCAGGCAGCATTGGAAGAAGGTGCTATTGTGCACACGATTGGAATGGGATTGCCATCAGGTTCACCGATTCCGGTGTTACGCAACGGGCAAACCGATTATTTGAAAGACCGCGACGGAAATGTGGTGGTAACAAAGTTGAATGAACAAATGCTGGAGCAAATTGCTGCTGCCGGTGAAGGAATTTATGTACGTGCCAATAATGCGCAGGTGGGATTAAACGCCCTGTTCGATGAAATAAATAAAATGGAAAAACAGGAAATGGAAACACGCACTTTTTCGGAGTACGACGACCAGTTCCAGTATTTCTTTGCAGTGGGATTGTTTTTATTGTTGCTTGAGTTTGTAATTCTTGAACGCAAAAACAAATATTTGAAGCGAATAAAATTGTTTGGATAA
- a CDS encoding tetratricopeptide repeat protein, producing the protein MMKRIYFILIILTCSVTVFGQNERKFVRNGNKLFMEAVRDTMKVDTVKYSNAETEYRKALEKRPEDLKWNYNLADALYKQQKFEDAEGKFSELAEKMEEPDERARVNHNLGNTQLMQEKLDESIESYKKALRENPDDLETKYNLAYAQMLKKKKEQQQQQNKDQNQDQNKDNKDQNKDQNQDKNDQNKDNQDQNKDQQDQNKDQNKQDQNQNQNKDQNKDQQQQQQPQQNKISKQDAEQLLQALQNDERDIQDKVKKAKAAKAKRTRSEKEW; encoded by the coding sequence ATGATGAAACGAATATATTTCATATTAATAATTCTAACGTGTTCAGTAACTGTATTTGGGCAAAACGAGCGGAAATTTGTACGTAACGGAAACAAACTTTTTATGGAAGCCGTGCGCGACACCATGAAAGTTGATACCGTAAAATACAGTAATGCTGAAACCGAATACCGAAAAGCGTTGGAGAAACGTCCGGAAGATTTGAAGTGGAATTACAACCTGGCAGATGCTTTGTACAAACAACAAAAATTTGAAGATGCCGAAGGTAAATTCTCAGAATTGGCAGAAAAGATGGAAGAGCCTGATGAACGTGCCCGTGTTAATCACAACCTGGGAAATACACAGCTGATGCAGGAAAAGTTGGATGAAAGTATCGAGTCGTATAAAAAAGCACTGCGCGAAAATCCCGATGATCTGGAAACAAAATACAACTTGGCCTATGCGCAAATGCTGAAAAAGAAAAAAGAACAGCAACAGCAGCAAAATAAAGATCAAAACCAAGATCAGAATAAAGACAATAAGGACCAGAACAAAGATCAGAATCAGGATAAAAACGATCAGAATAAGGATAACCAAGACCAAAACAAAGACCAGCAGGATCAGAATAAAGATCAAAACAAACAGGATCAGAACCAAAATCAGAACAAAGACCAGAATAAAGACCAGCAGCAACAGCAACAACCTCAGCAAAATAAAATTTCGAAACAGGATGCTGAACAACTGTTGCAGGCCTTGCAAAACGACGAACGCGATATTCAGGATAAGGTGAAAAAAGCGAAAGCTGCCAAAGCCAAACGTACGCGATCGGAGAAAGAATGGTAG
- a CDS encoding BatD family protein — protein MKKLVIYIFLFCAAIAARAEQTRFTMSAPSAVEMGQQFRLSFQINDRGTNLQLPPGLSDNFQILMGPSTGQSTSIQTINGKTTSEVTFSYTYILRAKSEGTFEIRPGSIEVNGKVFESNSLSIQVVKAQSQPSQSQGSTTQPQQGTPQNVDLDKDNLFVRVDLSKRNVYRGEQIIATVKLYVNPNVPVHGFDEVNLPTYEGFYTQDIDIPQQINFTREVYNDKIYQVGILKKTVLFPQQNGQLTIEPFSMALLIRQRVKARSFFDDFFDNYRTVKARVTSDAVSVNVKDLPTEPANFMGGVGNFNVSSEISNTDVTTNDAVTLTMNISGNGNIRLVRSPELTLPSDFEVYDPRATDNVQANDNGVSGNKTIEYLFQPRFEGDYEIPAIKFAYFNPSTGKYVTKSTDTYTLHVEKGTEEQSTTVISSRRKEDLQLIGQDIRFIKSGKPMLQVKGHTFYGSTIFYLLYMITAVMFVVLYFVYRKKARENANIALVRNKKASRVAVKRLKAAAGYMKQNNDEAFHEAILKAFWGYLSDKLGIPVADLNRESAVAKLNDSNVSEEVIKDFEEVVDQCEFAQYAPVAGSEARQDLYKKAETTMSRFEKQIKR, from the coding sequence ATGAAGAAACTGGTAATATATATTTTTCTTTTTTGCGCGGCAATTGCAGCCCGGGCCGAACAAACCCGTTTTACCATGTCGGCACCTAGTGCCGTAGAAATGGGACAACAATTCAGGCTGAGTTTCCAGATTAACGACAGGGGAACAAATTTACAGCTTCCACCGGGATTAAGCGACAATTTCCAGATTTTAATGGGTCCAAGCACGGGCCAGTCAACAAGTATTCAAACGATTAACGGAAAAACTACTTCGGAGGTAACGTTTTCGTATACTTATATTTTGCGGGCCAAATCAGAGGGAACTTTCGAAATCCGCCCGGGATCGATCGAGGTAAACGGTAAAGTGTTCGAATCCAATTCATTGTCCATTCAGGTAGTAAAAGCACAATCGCAACCCAGCCAATCGCAGGGAAGCACAACACAGCCACAACAGGGTACACCGCAAAATGTGGACCTGGATAAGGACAACCTGTTTGTGCGTGTTGATTTAAGCAAACGCAATGTTTATCGTGGCGAGCAAATTATTGCAACAGTAAAACTATATGTAAATCCCAACGTTCCTGTTCATGGTTTTGATGAGGTAAACCTGCCAACATACGAAGGTTTTTACACCCAGGATATTGATATTCCGCAGCAGATAAATTTCACCCGCGAGGTGTACAATGATAAAATTTACCAGGTAGGAATTTTGAAAAAAACTGTTCTTTTCCCACAACAAAACGGACAATTAACCATTGAGCCTTTCAGCATGGCGCTGTTGATTCGGCAGCGGGTAAAAGCACGTAGTTTCTTCGATGACTTTTTTGATAATTACCGCACAGTTAAAGCACGCGTTACCAGCGATGCCGTTTCGGTAAATGTAAAAGACCTGCCAACCGAGCCGGCCAATTTCATGGGAGGTGTGGGTAACTTTAATGTTTCGTCGGAAATTAGCAATACTGATGTTACCACCAACGATGCGGTTACACTTACAATGAATATTTCCGGTAACGGAAATATTCGTCTGGTACGCTCACCGGAACTGACATTGCCGAGCGATTTTGAAGTTTACGATCCGCGTGCAACCGATAATGTACAAGCTAACGACAACGGCGTTTCGGGAAATAAAACCATTGAGTACCTTTTTCAGCCACGTTTTGAGGGCGACTATGAAATTCCGGCAATCAAGTTTGCGTACTTTAATCCTTCAACAGGAAAGTATGTAACCAAATCAACCGATACTTACACGCTACATGTTGAAAAAGGAACCGAAGAGCAATCAACTACAGTTATCAGCTCACGCCGCAAAGAAGACCTGCAGTTGATCGGACAGGATATTCGTTTCATCAAATCAGGCAAACCGATGTTGCAGGTAAAAGGACATACTTTTTACGGAAGCACCATCTTTTATTTGCTCTACATGATTACTGCCGTAATGTTTGTGGTACTGTATTTCGTGTACCGTAAAAAGGCCCGCGAAAATGCCAACATTGCACTGGTACGTAATAAAAAAGCCAGCCGTGTGGCTGTAAAACGTTTGAAAGCAGCTGCCGGTTATATGAAACAAAATAACGACGAAGCTTTCCACGAAGCTATTTTAAAAGCTTTCTGGGGCTATTTAAGCGATAAGTTAGGAATTCCGGTTGCCGACCTGAACCGCGAAAGTGCAGTGGCGAAACTGAACGACAGCAACGTTTCGGAAGAAGTGATAAAAGACTTTGAAGAAGTGGTTGACCAGTGTGAATTTGCACAATACGCTCCGGTTGCAGGATCAGAAGCACGACAAGATTTGTATAAAAAGGCTGAGACGACAATGAGCCGTTTTGAAAAACAAATTAAACGCTAG
- a CDS encoding tetratricopeptide repeat protein, giving the protein MKKIIVLLLIIAPFFVFAQETNEQLWAKANAFYTTEEYQQAVSTYEQILATEEESAKVYFNLGNAYFKTGDINNAILNYERAKVLAPHDEDITFNLRIANQYVVTQIEELPKPFFLRWKNSIINKYPADTWATISIASFILFLLLLGGFFFSKTVAVKRLSFWIGIFAILLSGFALSHAAQQKARINNRNTAIVFCPRVTVKSSPSETGTDLFLIYEGLKLEITDQLDTWTEIKLADGNQGWLPDSCIVRI; this is encoded by the coding sequence ATGAAAAAAATTATAGTATTACTATTAATTATAGCTCCGTTTTTTGTTTTCGCACAGGAAACAAATGAGCAACTTTGGGCGAAAGCCAACGCTTTTTATACTACTGAAGAATACCAGCAAGCCGTATCAACATACGAGCAGATTTTAGCCACCGAAGAAGAATCGGCAAAGGTATATTTCAACCTGGGAAATGCCTACTTTAAAACCGGAGACATTAACAACGCCATTTTAAATTACGAGCGTGCCAAGGTTCTGGCTCCGCACGATGAAGACATTACTTTTAACCTTAGAATAGCCAACCAGTATGTTGTTACTCAAATTGAAGAATTGCCTAAACCATTTTTCCTGCGTTGGAAAAATTCGATAATTAATAAATATCCGGCCGATACCTGGGCAACCATCAGCATTGCGTCGTTTATTTTGTTCTTGTTGCTGCTCGGCGGTTTTTTCTTTAGCAAAACAGTTGCCGTAAAACGCCTCTCGTTTTGGATTGGAATTTTCGCCATCCTCTTGTCAGGATTTGCACTCTCGCATGCCGCACAGCAAAAAGCCAGGATAAATAACCGAAATACTGCTATTGTATTTTGTCCGCGCGTTACGGTAAAAAGCTCTCCAAGTGAAACCGGCACCGACTTGTTCCTAATTTACGAAGGATTAAAACTGGAAATTACCGATCAGCTCGATACCTGGACAGAAATAAAACTGGCTGATGGAAACCAGGGATGGCTGCCAGACTCTTGTATTGTTAGAATATAA
- a CDS encoding phytoene/squalene synthase family protein, with product MRLYNACSIKISKVVTSSYSTSFSYATSLLQKQHRDAIYSIYGFVRLADEIVDTFHENDKKYLLNKFEEDFKDAMKRGISLNPVLQAFQDTVKKYNISPEHIDAFLTSMRYDLEKKEYKTKLEADQYIYGSADVVGLMCLKVFCDGDQEKFNELVTPAMKLGSAFQKVNFLRDFREDTETLGRNYFPELNSITFCDEGKQLIVKDIEADFETAYDGIKQLPGKSKLAVLLAYYYYRLLLNKLKETPASVIMQSRVRIPNYQKMLIMVKAKTLYNLRLV from the coding sequence ATGAGATTGTACAACGCCTGTTCAATAAAGATCTCGAAAGTTGTAACATCCAGTTACAGCACTTCCTTTTCGTATGCTACAAGTTTATTGCAAAAACAACATCGCGATGCTATTTACAGTATTTATGGTTTTGTTCGTTTAGCTGATGAAATAGTAGACACTTTTCACGAAAATGACAAAAAATACCTCCTGAATAAGTTTGAAGAAGACTTTAAAGACGCGATGAAAAGGGGCATCAGTCTAAACCCGGTTCTTCAGGCTTTTCAAGATACCGTAAAAAAGTACAATATTTCTCCGGAGCATATTGATGCTTTTTTAACCAGTATGAGATACGATCTGGAAAAGAAAGAATACAAAACAAAACTGGAAGCCGACCAATATATTTACGGCTCGGCAGATGTTGTTGGACTGATGTGTTTGAAAGTATTTTGCGATGGTGACCAGGAAAAATTCAATGAGCTGGTAACTCCTGCAATGAAACTGGGATCAGCTTTTCAAAAAGTAAACTTTTTAAGGGATTTTCGTGAAGACACTGAAACGCTTGGTCGAAACTACTTCCCTGAACTAAACAGTATCACCTTTTGCGATGAAGGAAAACAACTTATCGTAAAAGATATTGAAGCAGATTTTGAAACCGCTTACGATGGAATAAAACAGCTGCCCGGCAAATCGAAACTGGCCGTATTGTTGGCTTATTATTATTACCGTTTATTACTAAATAAACTGAAGGAAACACCTGCCTCCGTTATCATGCAAAGCCGGGTACGAATTCCAAACTATCAAAAAATGTTGATCATGGTAAAAGCAAAAACACTTTATAATCTCCGACTCGTATGA
- the idi gene encoding isopentenyl-diphosphate Delta-isomerase, giving the protein MTNNNKIEKVILVDENDNVLGEMEKMEAHLKGLLHRAISVFIFNSKGEWLIHQRALNKYHSNGLWTNTCCSHPYPAETNIDAANRRLMQEMGMQASLQEIFAFIYKEELDNQLTEHELDRVFIGFSDEKPQPNADEVSNWKYIDFGELKKDVKNNPQNYTVWFKKIYKRVEEHINVKK; this is encoded by the coding sequence ATGACGAACAACAACAAAATAGAAAAAGTGATTCTGGTTGATGAAAACGACAATGTACTTGGAGAAATGGAAAAAATGGAGGCGCACCTAAAAGGTCTGCTCCACCGTGCTATTTCTGTTTTTATTTTCAACTCGAAAGGTGAATGGCTGATTCATCAGCGGGCTTTAAACAAGTACCACTCCAACGGACTTTGGACCAACACCTGTTGCAGTCACCCCTATCCGGCCGAGACCAATATTGATGCTGCCAACCGCCGACTAATGCAGGAAATGGGAATGCAGGCCTCACTGCAGGAAATATTTGCTTTTATTTATAAAGAAGAACTGGATAACCAGCTTACCGAACACGAACTCGACCGTGTATTTATTGGATTTAGCGATGAAAAGCCACAACCAAATGCCGATGAAGTTTCAAATTGGAAATACATCGACTTCGGGGAATTAAAAAAGGATGTAAAGAACAATCCTCAGAATTATACCGTATGGTTTAAAAAGATATATAAACGAGTGGAAGAACATATAAACGTAAAAAAGTGA
- a CDS encoding sterol desaturase family protein: protein MNIIIVIAAFCFMEFVAWSNHKFVMHGFLWKWHRDHHVNDHKKNASQTELYKPGFEKNDYFFLVYAIPAIIVLIIGFFFNISALIALGIGISLYGLTYFAIHDVMIHQRLNIPFLTHTKNKYLKAVREAHLAHHRGKNIRDFDNYGLLIFQFRFLKK from the coding sequence GTGAACATTATAATTGTCATAGCAGCCTTTTGTTTTATGGAGTTCGTAGCCTGGTCGAATCATAAATTTGTGATGCATGGATTTTTATGGAAATGGCACCGCGACCACCACGTGAACGATCACAAAAAAAATGCGTCTCAAACAGAACTCTACAAACCGGGTTTTGAAAAGAACGATTATTTTTTTCTGGTGTATGCCATACCGGCAATTATCGTTCTAATAATTGGTTTCTTCTTCAATATTTCAGCACTAATTGCACTGGGTATTGGAATTAGTTTGTATGGGCTAACCTATTTTGCCATTCACGATGTAATGATACATCAACGACTGAATATTCCTTTTTTAACACATACAAAAAACAAATACCTCAAGGCAGTGCGCGAGGCACACCTGGCACACCATCGCGGTAAGAACATCCGCGATTTTGACAACTATGGATTACTAATCTTTCAATTTCGTTTTTTAAAGAAATAA
- a CDS encoding lycopene cyclase domain-containing protein: MYFILLMASGAVPLLLSFDKRLQFYKKWKYVFPSILLVALVYIIFDVNLTNRGVWGFNPDYLSGIYLFSLPLEEILFFVVIPYASIFLHESIREYFPKLELQKSWNKGLLIALILINVLIAIFNADKSYTFYIALKLAVVLLLALLLNSRITRSFFITFGVILVPFLIVNGILTGSFIDGEVVWYNNRENLGLRFFTIPIEDFAYAFSMILYNLLLIEQLKKIVSK; encoded by the coding sequence TTGTACTTTATATTACTTATGGCTTCCGGCGCAGTGCCTTTGCTGCTTAGTTTTGATAAACGATTGCAGTTTTACAAAAAGTGGAAATATGTTTTCCCTTCCATTTTGTTGGTGGCTTTGGTGTATATAATTTTCGATGTGAATCTCACTAACCGGGGCGTTTGGGGATTTAATCCTGATTATTTATCGGGTATCTATTTGTTTTCTCTGCCATTGGAAGAAATCCTGTTTTTTGTGGTTATTCCGTATGCCAGCATTTTTTTGCATGAATCCATTCGGGAATATTTTCCAAAGCTGGAATTGCAAAAGTCATGGAATAAAGGATTACTGATAGCTCTTATTTTAATAAATGTGCTGATAGCCATTTTTAACGCCGATAAAAGTTACACATTTTACATTGCGCTAAAACTGGCGGTTGTTTTACTACTCGCCCTGCTTTTAAACAGCAGAATTACCCGATCATTTTTTATCACCTTCGGAGTAATTCTTGTTCCCTTTTTAATCGTAAACGGAATTTTAACCGGCTCGTTTATTGACGGAGAAGTAGTTTGGTATAACAACAGAGAAAACCTTGGATTGCGCTTTTTCACCATTCCTATTGAAGATTTTGCCTACGCTTTTAGTATGATTTTATACAACCTTTTGCTGATTGAACAACTTAAAAAAATCGTTAGTAAATGA
- a CDS encoding carotenoid biosynthesis protein — protein sequence MSGLKQIANSIQANFRYVVIFIIIFYSVGFVGLAIPTTRPLFVHLTPFALLLSSVIVALFHSKFSAKTILVFLFIYVASFIVELIGVNTGSIFGNYTYGHGLGLKLFNTPLIIGINWLLLVYVSNSVLEKTNWNPIGKVFGASVLMLSYDILLEQVAPKLAMWTFSTSSVPIQNYVAWFILALLFSLTVHLLKINTRNRIAPVVFGIQALFFVLLLLTLN from the coding sequence ATGAGCGGTTTAAAACAAATAGCAAATTCAATCCAAGCGAATTTCAGGTATGTTGTAATTTTTATCATCATATTTTATTCGGTAGGATTTGTTGGTCTTGCCATACCTACTACCCGCCCGTTATTTGTGCATTTAACGCCATTTGCCTTGTTATTAAGCAGCGTGATTGTAGCCTTGTTTCATAGTAAATTCTCAGCAAAAACAATTCTGGTCTTTCTATTTATTTATGTTGCAAGTTTTATTGTTGAATTAATTGGTGTAAACACCGGAAGTATTTTTGGGAACTACACTTACGGGCACGGTTTGGGCCTAAAACTTTTTAACACGCCGCTAATTATCGGAATAAACTGGTTATTGCTCGTTTATGTCTCCAACTCGGTATTGGAAAAAACTAATTGGAATCCGATTGGAAAAGTTTTTGGTGCATCGGTTTTAATGTTAAGCTATGATATTCTGCTCGAACAAGTCGCACCCAAATTAGCCATGTGGACATTTAGCACATCTTCCGTTCCGATACAAAATTATGTGGCCTGGTTTATTTTGGCCCTGCTCTTTTCCTTGACCGTTCATTTATTGAAAATAAATACAAGAAACCGCATAGCGCCAGTGGTTTTTGGAATTCAGGCTTTATTTTTTGTCTTGTTACTTTTAACTTTAAACTAA
- a CDS encoding lysophospholipid acyltransferase family protein gives MKRHFQSFSINGEIHDKGLPILLICNHVSWWDGIWTLYANQQLFKRKYHFMMLEEELRKNWFFQYTGGFSIKKNSKSVIETFHYTAELLSDAQNLVLLFPQGKIKSIYQDNLVFEKGIEKILQRTKNDIQIIFQANLIDYFADAKAHAFFNLLHYNGSHQLKELENAYNTFYKKCLAAQAKKEV, from the coding sequence ATGAAACGGCACTTTCAGTCGTTTTCAATTAATGGAGAAATACACGACAAGGGCTTGCCCATTCTTTTGATTTGTAATCACGTGAGTTGGTGGGATGGCATATGGACTTTATATGCAAATCAGCAACTGTTTAAACGGAAATACCATTTTATGATGCTTGAGGAAGAACTTCGCAAAAACTGGTTTTTCCAATATACCGGCGGCTTTTCCATCAAGAAAAATTCAAAATCAGTTATCGAAACGTTTCATTATACAGCAGAACTTTTGTCTGATGCGCAGAATCTGGTTTTACTTTTTCCGCAAGGAAAAATAAAAAGTATATATCAGGACAACCTTGTTTTTGAAAAGGGCATTGAAAAGATATTGCAACGAACAAAAAATGATATACAGATTATTTTCCAGGCCAACCTCATCGATTATTTTGCTGATGCCAAAGCACATGCTTTTTTCAACCTGCTTCACTACAACGGTTCACACCAATTAAAAGAGTTAGAAAACGCCTACAATACTTTTTATAAAAAGTGTTTGGCGGCACAAGCTAAAAAAGAAGTTTAA
- a CDS encoding glycosyltransferase has product MIIAAWIIFIFTAIQLWVVLLNAIFRQPLSASSKDFNPLISILIPARNEEQNIGHLLKDIQNQEWKNFEVLIFNDQSDDKTGEIVESYTKEDQRIHLINSEGLPDGWLGKNYGCYQLAQKAKGNYFLFLDADVRISGAIISGTIAKVKKHQLGLLSIFPKQNMYSWGEYLTVPNMNFILLSLLPLVFVRVLPFSSMAAANGQFMLFDANTYRKNQPHQTFRDNKVEDISTARLFKQKGIKIACLAGNHSITCRMYSSFNEAVNGFSKNVIMFFGDSGIVAVFFWLITTLGFIPVLIAFPNELGYTYFFMLIAIRVLITFVSHQNPFKNLVLAIPQQVVLGLFILKAFLNKSKKTYQWKGRNIS; this is encoded by the coding sequence ATGATTATTGCTGCATGGATCATATTCATTTTTACGGCAATTCAACTTTGGGTTGTTTTGCTAAATGCAATTTTCAGGCAGCCACTTTCTGCTTCTTCGAAAGATTTTAATCCACTCATTTCAATTCTTATTCCGGCACGAAATGAAGAACAAAATATAGGTCATTTACTGAAGGACATTCAAAATCAGGAATGGAAAAATTTTGAGGTGTTGATTTTTAACGATCAGTCGGATGATAAAACCGGTGAAATTGTTGAATCCTACACAAAAGAAGATCAACGGATTCATCTCATCAATTCAGAAGGACTTCCGGATGGTTGGCTGGGGAAAAACTATGGTTGTTACCAATTGGCACAAAAAGCAAAAGGAAATTACTTTTTGTTTCTGGATGCCGATGTACGAATTTCGGGAGCAATTATCTCCGGAACAATTGCCAAAGTAAAAAAACACCAGCTTGGTTTGCTCTCCATTTTCCCGAAACAAAACATGTATTCGTGGGGCGAATATTTGACCGTTCCGAATATGAATTTTATACTGTTGAGTTTATTGCCTCTGGTTTTTGTGCGGGTTCTACCCTTTTCATCGATGGCAGCTGCAAACGGGCAATTTATGCTGTTTGATGCAAATACATACCGTAAAAATCAACCACACCAAACATTTCGCGATAATAAAGTGGAAGATATTTCAACAGCTCGACTCTTCAAACAAAAAGGAATTAAAATAGCATGTTTAGCGGGTAATCATTCTATTACTTGTCGTATGTACAGCTCGTTTAATGAAGCTGTGAATGGCTTTTCAAAAAATGTAATTATGTTTTTTGGAGACTCCGGAATAGTGGCGGTATTCTTTTGGCTGATCACCACGCTGGGATTTATTCCGGTTCTTATCGCATTTCCAAATGAACTGGGTTACACCTATTTTTTTATGCTGATAGCCATCCGCGTTTTAATTACTTTTGTTAGCCATCAAAACCCGTTTAAAAACCTGGTGCTGGCCATTCCTCAACAAGTGGTTTTGGGACTTTTTATTTTGAAAGCATTTCTCAACAAATCAAAAAAAACATACCAATGGAAAGGACGAAATATATCATAA